The Ziziphus jujuba cultivar Dongzao chromosome 1, ASM3175591v1 genome segment TTTATGGCCCACAGAGGAACAATATAAAGCCAGAAGAGGGATAGTTTTGCAAGCAGCAAATAATCCATTTTTATACAGTAAACAGAATCCATGGCATGGATACATGAGACATAAAATAACATCAGACCAAACATATATAATCTGGGGGTGTCTCCAGGAAATTCTTTTCTCCTAGTGGGAAAACTTAACAAGTCCATGAAATACACAAATTCTAACATACTGAAATACATATATAGGATTCTGCAACAAGCACCCAAATTAATACGCAGATTCGCTGCTATAGAAAAGGCCTTCTGCTTTGCACTTTGTTGTGCTAGTTCCGGCTCTTGCATTTCTCCATTGCCCTTGGAGCTGCAGGCAAAGCGCAAAAGATGGATtaggccaaaaagaaaaagaaaaaaaaaaaaaaaaacaaattatatacatattggaAATGTAGAGTGAAACTATGATATTAAGATAAACATACCTAGCCCAATTGCTTCAGAACCTTTCATGATCCTTAGTCTCCTACATGTGTCGGTGAACATACTGTCATACAGCCAATGGAGACAAAAATCAGAGAGGCAATGTGTGAAGACCATCATGACTGATTTCAAGAGCTCAGATCAGAAGAATCAAAAGACTGGGGTCAAAATAGTACTTACTCCCACGGGACATCACCAACAAGCATCCAATCTCCTTCCTTGTCTTCATATGTAAGCACATATTCAGAACCATGTAGTAGATCCATCAAACGGCTCTCAGTCAGGCCATCTCTCTCTGGAAGTCCATCAGAACTGCACTGCCCTGTATCACAGCCATTCACAAGCTTTAAGTAAACACAGCCTTTTCAATTTATCTCTAATACATCtgtacaaaagaaaaatgataagaataatatggaaaaaaaaatatatatatatatatatacacctattTTTACCACAAAAAAGTGCATGATTATTTATCTATAAAAGCAAGTTTGGTTAACTCTTTTTTAAGAGACATACTGCATTTGTTTCAAGTGAAAACATGTAAAAGGAAGAAATAAGGAAGCAAGTTATTCCTTCTCTATTGGTCAAGGTCAACCATATATTTACTGAATGAATATGAGACTTTGGCATGCCTAGCATGCCTTACAAGTCATATTTGGTAGGTGAGTTTCTCAAGCTTTCAAAAAAGCTAATTGCTGCATTAAAAGTCTCATTTATGAGTAGAAAGgttaatttccaaattttattgttgatagCACCAGATCAGAAACACTTTAGATCATagaattttgtttaaatatgcAACTTTAGAATTCTAGGCTTCAACCGTTTGAAATTCCGCAAAATTTAATACGCATCTATTTTTATACCATGGGTTCAAATATTTACCTGAAACCATGTAATAAGTACAGCTACCATAACAaaataaaccacatatataGAATGGTCCTAGTACTGTTTTTGAGGCATGAAGAGAGAGGGAGTACCAATTGTGAAGCAACTGAACATTTTCTCAAGAGCAAATGAAAGTTCCATATAGTTGTTGTATGTTTTGAGATCAACCTTTCTTAGGTAGGGAGCACCATCCATGCTAACCTTTACATATAGACAGCCAAAGCCAGATTTGCCCTCACCATCATCACTGTTCTTTGCCAAATGAGAGGCCATGGTGTTCTTCCGGAATGATCTGATCGGTGGCCATCCTACCACCTGTGCCCTGTTGCATTTACTTTATTGCTCAGAATTGTTTTAACATAATTTAGTACCAAATGTATAAGAAGAATTCATCATGTATGAAGATTGAAATTCATAAAAACAGAGATAAAACTCTTGAAAATCTTTTGGCAGACAAAACTATAAAGCGAACAGTACTCTTATCACTCTTTAAAAGCCTCAATATGTATTTCCTGATAGAAAATATACATGCGCCTGAAGACAATTTTCATAAACGAATTACCAATATTAGATGGAAAGGGAAGCGTAAGAAATCGATTCAGGGCATGGTGAAACTCACAAAATTTGCCTCatcttaaacaaaaatataaaagtacaaGATATGCGACGTATTAGCATCTACCAAAGGCATATcaatcagaaaataaaaattacaatccAGAAACAGGTTTCAAAACCAAGATCAATAAagctaaaacattaaaaataaaggggaaaaaaagaaaccgAAAAGcaaaggaatttttttatttttttatttttctgaaggGAATGAATACATGGACagaaagaaattcaaccaaTATTACTTTCCTGCTTTAagtccaaaattcaaatattaaccCCCATAAGCAAAATAGACAACCTGCCTGAGCGTAATAGAAACTTCCTTCCAATTCCCCCGTTAGGAAAGCAACAGAAACTAAGAAACTAAAAACCCAGTTTCTTTCTTTGAAGGACCAAAATTTGAACAAGTAAAAGTTCCTCAATCAAAACCAAAGAACATAACAGCCCACAAAGAgaagagattttttttaaaaaaaaaagaaaagaaaagaaaaaaaactagtaGAGGAGTAAGGAGAGTGAAACAAACTTGGCAGCAGGAGCACTGGCATGCTCCGAAACCTGAGGCTTCTTCTCCTGTACTGGCTTTGGGGATAGAGGACCAGGGACAACCTCTTTCATGGTCGGTGCAGAGCCACATGACTGCTTAGTACAAGAATTGCTGTTGTCCAAACCACCACCAAGAGGCTTCCCACCATTTCCAGCTCTGGGAGAGAACAAAGCAGCTCCTTTCCCCAAATCAACCTCAGATCCATTACTCACAGAGAAAGCCCATTTCCCACAAGAACCATCAATGGCATCAGAGAAACCCCTCTTTGCCCCAGACACAACATTCTTTGCTGGGTTTTGAGGAATAGGAGGATACCCATTATGCTTTTCCTCCAAATCTTTCCCAAAAAGAGAGACACCCCCAAGTCCTGGTTTCCTTTCAGGAGACTGAGAACCAGGCAAGCCAAGCCTTAGCTCAGTCTCCTTGAGGTTGTTGTAAGCAGAGCGCTTCTCATCCTCTGCTGTGGAGAGggttgaggaagaagaagaagaattcttATCAGAGCTTCTTTCCATTGAAGAAGTCTCTGTTAAGCCTATGTAATCATGCTCCACTGGCATTGACACAACAAAAAAGCACCAAGAAAGAGCTTCAGAGAAGTGTTTGGAATTAAAGAACAGAAAGTAGCTTCTTTCGGAGTTGGCAACCAAAGAAagagaaacagagagagggTAAGCAGTAGACACACTCTGGTTTGCTCTAAAGAGCTGGTTTTGTTTATGCAGGAAAGAAGCTTCTTCGTCCTTTCTGTagctagaatttttttttttttttttttttttgggggcaaaaTTATCAACTTTTTCTCTGTTGCAGCAATGATGAGATAATTTAACAACATTGTTAGAAAAaagggcccaaaaaaaaaaaaaatgttatgctacaacaattttcctttattttatttatttattttcatttggatAACAAGAATCTGTACCGTGtatttcacaaaaccaaaaTCGTATCTCATTCTTTATACCATTGTCTAGTATGATACGAGTCCATCAACCATTCTTCCCCACTCACAACTTTTAAGTTTGTGACTTGACCAATGTTGAATAATCtcatattatcaaatatacccGTGTGATTATAAATTTCACCAAATATtccaataaacaaaataattaatacaaattggTAGTTATTTGAACTTGGAAACCCAATAGAAAGAAGTTATAAAaagcatttaaatcaaataaagtgGTCTTTTCAAACATGTTTATATCTAATCGTAGGCTAAGTAATATTCTTCTGGGTATATAAATTCCATGAAGAATAATAGAAAGAGGCATAAAAAGAGAAAGTAGTTCATCAACGGCCCCTTGGCAGTATATGgactgtatgtatgtatattatacatatacacacacatatatatatatatatcatgtataAAGTGTAATTGTCAATTTTAACGAgtaaaaaaggtaaaaagataTTGGGGAAGAGCACCGACAAGTCGCTGAGTATTCCCCGGCAACCTTTTAGATACTGTTCCCAAATTGCTATTACTTTATACTCATTTCCAAATTCCAACCAACATCGCCACTAACATACACCCACCACTCATACGGCGCAACTTAGACAAGCGAATATTTGCACTGAATAGGCAATAGAGAATTGAACCACCCCAGCAATAAAAattagggagagagagagagagagagagagagagagagatatatatatatatatatataagtgcatTCCATTCCACACCAACAAAGTGATTGTacgaaaacatatatatacatcttgAACAAATTCTAAAGTTCTATTGTTGAATATTAACtttctacaaataaataaataaataaaaataatcattcctTTGTTGAAATATGGTGTTtaggatttaagaaaattatacaGCAAATAGTTATTTTCAGCGTCAACCATATACTATccaaaaaaaacgaaaaaaaaaaaaaaaaaaaaacccactacTAATCCCTCACCGTGCTTCAAACAAAACTATATATGATTCTCTTTGTTTCTGTCCAacccaagaaaaaataaaaaatttgttgatTATCAGtaggaaattaatattttagtttattgtttttttttcccatcacgtactataaaataatcatggaaattattatttttaaagtaaCTCTATATTTCACAATATTATTTAGTAGAATAAATTATTCACCATAATTCTTAGGCCACAGTTTGTTAATCTGAAAATTGGGTATTGAATTGGACGGTGCATGAGGAATAAACGGCTCAGATCTATTCACATAATCGTATGATATGTTGTGTTGCGGTTATAAACTTACAATGTCCTTTATGTGCTGACCGTTGACTCAAGTAAACGGCTTAAGTAATTaccaaccacaaaaaaaaagtaaacggCTTAAGTTCTGGTCATTGACATGTTGACCAAAGCAAAGCGGTTATGGTGTAAGCCTCcttagagttaaaaaaaaagtggcATTGAAAGTTGAAAGTTTTTTGCTTTTCTAAGAAAGAGCAAAACTGAATTGAACGTTGAAACTTGAAAGActtggtttttaattattttctattttgggcACAATTTATAattcaaagttgaaaaatattttttccagTTTGCAGGCATTTATTATTAACATGAATTGTCCCAAGCAtgcttatgtttttttttttaattattattagtaattTAGTATGAACATCAGCACATTATGAATGATAAATGTTTCCAAAAGatctttaataaataattaaatcaaaataacaacaaaaataaatagtaatagtAATGTGCCTTCtctagtttaattttaaaatctattagtgtgtaaattttgttttcaaaattataattagatatctagccaaaaaaaataaaattataattagataGATAAAGTGGATAACTTCAATGGTTGAGCATTTCTACAAATACCTATGAAAATACTAGTTAGCATCCGAAAGGATTTTGAAtagattataaattaaataatttattaaaaaaattataattagataaataaattcgaACGTTTACATGCATCTCCCTTTGGAATATATGATAAAAGTATAACACTTCTATATAaattccttgtttttttttttatcttttaataataaagatgGAAGATTTCAATTTAagatcaataaattaaaaattaataatttcataattttatcatttgacagttctaaataaaaaaataataaaaaaaaccataacttaatatttcatttaacaTTTAGTCTTCCAGTACCATACATGCTAACTTTCGAATAAATCTATTCTTCTTTTAAACAATGAAATATCAAGTTAATGATttttttggaccaaaaaaaaaaaaaaaaaaagggaaagagcttgtgcatttatttattattttacaaataaaaaatttgaatccaatttttgattttgtttaatAGAAGATTCTACACATTGCATCACTAAAAGATGAGCCGCCCACTCACATATATAGGcattaaattaggaatttgtAGGTACACATGTTTATTGTCCATTCCATATTCTTATTACTTTAATTTGGGGGCTGCTTCCTCAATATCATAATCTCAAGGTTGAATTCAGATTAATTAAACactaaaagaagaaataatacCTTTTATAttactgtttaattaaaattaaaattatcatatattataaaatctCACACATACAGCCGCATaatctccacatatatataaaaaaaatgtcgCTGTCAAATATCCTCCTCCAAGATAAGTGAGCTTTAAACAACCAATGGACTTGAAAGAAAATCCCATGCTAAGCATGCTTATTATATTCACTAATCACCtttcatttacttatttattcttatcttttatttattgtacTAGAAAACCATCGGCAACCAAATTCTAGCCAAGCTTTCTCCCAAGAAAATATCACATATTGGTGATGTGAAAGCTGTTGAAAGCCACTCAAAAGAATAAAACTCTAGCTGGGCCACATGGTaggtaaaatcaaatatttgtttGTCCAATTAAGTTCAActttgtgtatatgtatatgattcTGCTGATCAAACCAAAAGAAGATATTAGCAACTAAGCAGGCTTTTAATTAGGACCAAGTTAATGATGAATTGAATATTCATGAATTTTTCAATTCTGCAAACTAATTTAGAAAGAGAGATTTTTCTAATGTAATTTATCAAttctttatacatataattatattttatggatATTTAAAGACATATATTCAAAAGCAAGGTGAAGTAAAATAATGCGTTTTGAGCAAACTAATTGATTAGCTTAATTGGGATATTTGATGCTTTCAAAATCTTGTTTTGAATAAGGGCCACATTTGACCAGCTAGCGATGCTAGGGTGTTTTTGAAAGTGTTTCTGCATCGTCATGAATATTCTGTTGTGCCCATCCTAATATTCTTTGAATAAGCTTCACATcaacaagattgttttaaggtcCTTCAATGGTTTTCCAATAACAAAAGCAAGTGccattaccaaacaaaaaatgaaaataaaaataaaaaagcacaaACTTTCGGCGGCCAAGAAAAGCTGTCACTGAAAGTGGAGCAAAACCGTCAGTAAAAGTTTGAAGGCGGGTGACAAAAAATTCACCATTTGAAAGATTGCTTTATAATTACCATGCATGACCAACATCTTTATGGTGTaagaaatagaaattataaatatccaGCTCAAAAGGGTGTATTTGGACCGATCGATCTCCCTCAGTTTCATCAAATGGATTATACAGCATTAATAGTACATAATACCACTAACATCTTTTTGACCATCTTTtgggtaaataaaatatattaatgttaCTCTTTTGAAATGGATATGGCTTTTAAGAAAGAAATTAGCAAATTAATTGACTGAGCATGAACCATATGTGTGTCCCAGTTGTTCCCCACGCCGTGTAAAAGGTTGTTTGTACTTTAATTAGTGACAGCTGAATGCTGGTCCCTACCATCTCTCCATGGATTACTACTTGTTGGACACTAGTGCACTTCTCACGCATTTGATCTAATCTTTAACATTTTTGCTTGGATAAGGCCTAGCTATTGAGGCAACTTAAAACCAATTTCACTCTACTACTTAATTACTGCTTATGCATGCTTTACAAGTTACATCTCATTTATTCAATAAGCTTGCATTGGAGTGTTGTAAGGTTTCGAAtccaaaatcattaataaatgagattcttttattttttgcagcTACAGAATCAATTAAATCTAAGACAtagtattttatcaaaaataaaaaagattatgaCATAGTAATGAAATTACATGTACTCCTTATTccacgtatttttttttttaactataattTAAGGGAGAGGGAAATTTTATAGAATTGAGGTTTGAATTTTCAATCTAGAAAATCTAGAAGTATATTGTTATTGATTTTATCGTTAGATTAAACCTATGAATACTTATTCTTTATATATGTTgatattaaaattgtttttgtgatAGCTAGAATATTACGTTCTATTCTTATTAACTAATATTAATTAGCATATATAATCTGTATGAGAAAATTAAAGAGAGAGGATCTTTGTAATGGTAATAGCCGTTTTATTTGACTAggagcatatatatgtatacatatatatagggaGAGAGTGGACCATAGAGGGGAAGCATCCAACCAATGAGGTGGTTCCACGTGGCATTACTGATTGCCACAAGTTGGAGTGTCCTAGACGATCATAGGGATGAGAAGGTTTAAGAATTAAAAGCTAAAAAGTGGGAGGCATCCTCATAAGCTAAAAACTTTGGCGAGATaggctttttcatttttatatttttttaaacatgctCTGGTTTATGCAATGTCTCCTCCTTTTCCTCCCACTCTTCCTTTTTAATCATATGCTTTAAAAATGTGATTCTTTATGGGTCCCGCATTGCCGCGCACCATTGCTACAGTATCTCCCAAGTTACCGTGACCGTCCATAAGCTTATATGCCCACCCTTTCCCTAAAGATTCAAATTGTTCCCcattattcctttttttctttttctttttttttttccaagagaGAAATAATCTCCATTATTCCTCTTAAATATTTATAGCGAGGTTGACATGTTGTTTACATTTGTCACTTTAAAAAGGTATAATATATTGGTTTACTAACTCAACAAGCAAGTTATATACTGTATCCACCACatgacaaaaaacaaaaaaaggttgATTTCcgaattcatgtaatttatatcatatattaactaacaatataaaaacaaaaccttaacttttatgctaattttgttttttgtttttttggaaaaacattTTATGCTAAAGTATAGAACTTAGATATTTAcaagtatatattttaaatattatatatttatatatgtttttcacaaattaatttattattattattattatacatatctatatgtatatcaCGACATAGCAAAAGTCTTTTCCAATGTACTTCCAGTACTGGCGAGCAGAACAAGTTGCagtatttcttataattttattcaattatacATGGGTAACTTATATAgaatagataatatatatgtaata includes the following:
- the LOC107404288 gene encoding auxin-responsive protein IAA27, encoding FFFFWALFSNNVVKLSHHCCNREKVDNFAPKKKKKKKNSSYRKDEEASFLHKQNQLFRANQSVSTAYPLSVSLSLVANSERSYFLFFNSKHFSEALSWCFFVVSMPVEHDYIGLTETSSMERSSDKNSSSSSSTLSTAEDEKRSAYNNLKETELRLGLPGSQSPERKPGLGGVSLFGKDLEEKHNGYPPIPQNPAKNVVSGAKRGFSDAIDGSCGKWAFSVSNGSEVDLGKGAALFSPRAGNGGKPLGGGLDNSNSCTKQSCGSAPTMKEVVPGPLSPKPVQEKKPQVSEHASAPAAKAQVVGWPPIRSFRKNTMASHLAKNSDDGEGKSGFGCLYVKVSMDGAPYLRKVDLKTYNNYMELSFALEKMFSCFTIGQCSSDGLPERDGLTESRLMDLLHGSEYVLTYEDKEGDWMLVGDVPWDMFTDTCRRLRIMKGSEAIGLAPRAMEKCKSRN